In the Nitrosarchaeum sp. genome, one interval contains:
- a CDS encoding vWA domain-containing protein, translating into MKENLYELATNIVYEVANKEKLGIEFTLSKSDKFSKIDYGDIIKISVPYPKQIQDKLEYQGILFENIDSSFSSVWSLFLSSLYHLGAHAAVTDYSAYKNWTKTKSPILSSKVIKIIEDFRVKEFLKSQYSNPYQNIEMIEFSCQLLYHRFLKNELNEKQQIKTQNLLKTRINSIKKDMTDLILDNDSIESRVKLADKLYHNRNLLDIWEYPYKENIRPTNFTKYLKYFKHEPNGEFSNYVDKIGEMWINELKNEERIMKKYEKYAEDLHFDRIALSPENLGKYFQLRMDSSNLIKKIRNQVKMITNSLEDPNTEDYGHIEMQKAIQAVASETQGISYFEQDQELRYEESWAIVMDTSASMKIQFQDLQRFLMCIAEAADQINSKGGKWAIHGFNNDFVLIKDFKERYNDKVRARIGGLKNSGLSFIPDAMKLATRMLEDDINERRYLFLITDGYSIGYHEIDQEFQSAVKLASRAGINVIAIGVPDGMSKYFTISFPHTEVRKTVANFINAYSSLAQQMM; encoded by the coding sequence TTGAAAGAAAATTTGTATGAATTAGCCACAAATATTGTCTATGAAGTAGCAAATAAGGAAAAATTAGGCATAGAATTCACATTATCAAAATCAGATAAATTTTCAAAAATTGATTATGGAGATATTATAAAAATTTCAGTACCCTATCCGAAGCAAATTCAAGATAAATTGGAATATCAAGGAATCTTGTTTGAGAATATAGATAGTTCATTTTCAAGTGTGTGGTCTTTGTTTTTATCATCGTTATATCATTTAGGTGCACATGCTGCAGTCACGGATTATTCGGCATACAAAAATTGGACTAAAACAAAATCTCCAATATTATCTTCCAAAGTAATAAAAATAATTGAAGATTTCAGAGTAAAAGAATTTCTTAAATCCCAATATTCGAATCCTTATCAAAACATAGAAATGATTGAATTTTCATGTCAGTTATTATATCACAGATTTTTGAAAAACGAATTAAATGAAAAACAGCAAATTAAAACTCAAAATCTATTGAAAACTAGAATAAATTCCATAAAAAAAGATATGACAGATTTGATATTGGATAATGATTCAATAGAATCTAGAGTAAAACTAGCAGACAAACTATATCATAATAGAAATTTATTAGATATTTGGGAATATCCATACAAAGAAAATATCAGACCAACTAATTTCACAAAATATCTAAAATATTTCAAACATGAACCAAATGGAGAATTTAGCAATTATGTTGACAAGATTGGAGAAATGTGGATTAATGAATTAAAAAATGAAGAAAGAATCATGAAGAAATATGAAAAATATGCAGAAGATTTACATTTTGATAGAATAGCATTATCTCCTGAGAATCTTGGAAAATATTTTCAACTAAGAATGGATAGCTCCAACCTGATCAAAAAAATTAGAAATCAGGTAAAAATGATCACAAATTCACTAGAAGATCCAAACACGGAAGATTATGGTCATATTGAAATGCAAAAAGCTATTCAAGCAGTTGCAAGTGAAACTCAAGGAATATCTTATTTTGAACAGGATCAAGAGTTGCGTTATGAAGAAAGTTGGGCAATAGTTATGGATACAAGTGCAAGCATGAAGATACAATTTCAAGATTTACAGAGATTTTTAATGTGTATTGCAGAAGCTGCAGACCAAATTAACTCCAAAGGCGGAAAATGGGCAATTCATGGATTTAACAATGATTTTGTACTCATTAAGGACTTTAAGGAAAGATACAATGATAAAGTGAGGGCAAGAATTGGAGGATTGAAAAATTCAGGCTTATCTTTTATTCCAGATGCGATGAAATTAGCCACAAGAATGCTTGAAGATGATATTAATGAACGCAGATATCTATTTTTGATTACAGATGGATATTCTATTGGATATCATGAAATTGATCAGGAATTCCAGTCTGCGGTTAAACTAGCCTCACGTGCAGGCATAAACGTCATTGCAATAGGCGTGCCTGATGGAATGTCCAAGTACTTTACAATCAGTTTCCCACATACAGAAGTTAGAAAAACAGTAGCCAATTTTATTAATGCATACTCTTCTCTAGCACAGCAAATGATGTAA
- a CDS encoding AAA family ATPase, which translates to MQLEDFTQKNSIKNDKFNLNFSISKTNKKTEKLDRLYDISKYLNKNEITFNDEIKERIPKDTPPYLDNGENYVNRIARALSFFKQCALIGPSGTGKTHIVYLVSELAGLPMWEINCGLQTSVFDLFGRYVGLGKENWIDGLIVNWCRYGGILYLDEANMMKQDVATRLNPILDQRGHLVLTEKDNEIIHRHKHAYLIISMNPFSAEFAGTKPLNAAMRRRMSVWLNFDYMSVGDKIDESEIQLVCDRAHVERDAAEKIVKIGAKLRQEYQQGDLPYGPSVGDLANWAKIVADGNSVEKSAEETIIALTSDDMEVQEEVRFIVKRICGEDNFERKFV; encoded by the coding sequence ATGCAATTAGAGGATTTTACTCAAAAAAACAGTATTAAAAATGATAAATTTAATTTAAATTTTTCAATTTCAAAAACTAATAAAAAAACTGAAAAATTAGATAGATTATACGACATTTCAAAATATCTAAACAAAAACGAGATTACGTTTAATGATGAAATAAAAGAACGGATTCCAAAAGACACACCACCTTATCTAGACAATGGAGAAAATTATGTGAATAGAATCGCTCGTGCATTAAGTTTTTTTAAACAATGTGCATTAATCGGACCCAGCGGAACAGGTAAAACTCATATCGTATATCTTGTTTCAGAGTTGGCAGGTCTTCCAATGTGGGAGATAAATTGTGGTTTACAAACATCTGTTTTTGATCTTTTTGGACGATATGTGGGATTGGGAAAAGAAAATTGGATTGATGGGTTAATTGTAAACTGGTGTCGATATGGAGGGATCTTGTATCTTGATGAAGCAAACATGATGAAACAAGATGTAGCTACACGATTAAATCCGATTTTGGATCAAAGAGGTCATCTTGTGTTAACTGAAAAAGATAATGAAATAATTCACAGACATAAACATGCATATCTAATAATCAGCATGAATCCATTTTCTGCAGAATTTGCAGGTACCAAACCCCTCAATGCTGCTATGAGAAGAAGGATGAGTGTGTGGTTAAATTTTGATTACATGAGTGTTGGTGATAAAATAGATGAATCTGAAATTCAATTGGTTTGTGACAGAGCACATGTTGAAAGAGATGCGGCAGAAAAAATTGTAAAAATTGGAGCCAAACTAAGACAAGAGTATCAACAGGGAGATTTACCATATGGTCCTTCTGTAGGGGATCTTGCTAATTGGGCCAAAATTGTTGCAGATGGTAATTCCGTTGAAAAATCAGCTGAAGAGACAATCATTGCACTAACCAGTGATGATATGGAAGTCCAAGAGGAAGTACGCTTTATTGTAAAAAGAATTTGTGGTGAAGATAATTTTGAAAGAAAATTTGTATGA
- a CDS encoding LamG-like jellyroll fold domain-containing protein — MTKHRGLSTLVGAVFFIIAASSTVAYVSYSMDVIDDFSQSVIIKESIDESRNSESFEIVDASITNNKFDLTVHNTGQLPLKLTKLWVENTTDSTWTPSKFILDQTIPPSGSVSGIGQSVSLYALDTQAYELSLITERGTSQTLSFNSVPTQPITINLHAAPENIANGFSTTLFMTVTNNLPTETTLSNVVPQLSSSGNASPVCDSLSTPSSQSTLKRGESVIFKWSCAITGSTLQSATFTASIVNGIPGNDASTTVTIQDVLLALESGTSLESLGFTVPSTNPDILVIHQETANTPNNEYQLSSGASDNTGLTVDLDQNDFHFITNNKTTSISIPAGTWNSTLTYLSSPLDSLINTSVLTNGMIFHFGTNTDPFPNASTGTVCDNEISADIQSNPNSPTWSSNGGVYSSGGYSFDGTNDYISIGINSNCNYLSNNPNSSAGWFNVDGTASNDRHVILRVEENDNANAEFYEIVYDKTSESSGTLYFQFSSRANKVITCDITGVSTDTWHHFVAVREDSQNCTLYLNGDSTIDTGQNTSTPNNTILTINGNWLIGANPHTQANQISEYFDGKIDSIMHWDNHAITSSEALALYNTKYGNGAHVVDYTIEIVDTSGQKTLLYSQSNIDMSFIDPLQDISNFYASGNLTSPLAQLDLVNERLLFTINFVGGLGIDVRIDDPNLSSPPTSFVQLPMPSTTFPGYFSYDISSGNYIVKIANTGTVGAFFTLSGIRGIFDSTIDDMAYGSIPQYVNGTGLEFALTDTNDSVYLPPGKNMNVEFYPPTTHPSADGYGAPITPGDDYNFYIFLSGYDGMGRTFFKTIDVGGATVN, encoded by the coding sequence GTGACGAAACACAGAGGATTAAGTACCCTCGTTGGTGCAGTATTTTTTATAATTGCTGCATCAAGTACTGTGGCGTATGTTTCGTATAGTATGGATGTAATTGATGATTTTTCTCAATCAGTTATTATCAAAGAAAGCATTGATGAATCAAGAAATTCTGAATCCTTTGAAATTGTTGATGCATCAATTACGAATAATAAATTTGATTTGACAGTTCATAACACCGGACAATTGCCTCTCAAATTAACTAAATTATGGGTAGAAAACACAACTGATTCAACATGGACACCTTCCAAATTTATTCTTGATCAAACCATTCCTCCATCTGGTTCTGTAAGTGGAATAGGTCAAAGCGTTTCTTTATATGCATTAGACACACAAGCGTATGAATTGTCATTGATCACTGAAAGGGGAACCAGTCAGACATTATCATTTAATTCTGTTCCTACACAACCAATAACAATTAATCTACACGCAGCACCTGAAAATATTGCAAATGGTTTTTCTACAACACTATTCATGACTGTTACAAATAATTTACCAACTGAAACAACTCTGTCCAATGTTGTTCCACAGTTGTCATCATCAGGTAATGCATCTCCGGTATGTGATTCACTATCAACGCCTTCGTCTCAATCTACATTAAAGCGAGGAGAATCTGTTATCTTCAAATGGTCATGTGCTATAACTGGAAGTACATTACAATCTGCCACATTTACTGCATCTATTGTAAATGGTATACCTGGAAATGATGCATCTACAACTGTTACAATACAAGATGTTTTACTTGCATTAGAATCTGGCACCTCTCTTGAATCATTAGGTTTCACAGTACCTAGTACAAACCCCGACATTTTAGTAATTCATCAAGAAACAGCAAATACTCCAAACAATGAATATCAACTAAGCTCTGGTGCTTCAGACAATACAGGATTGACAGTAGATCTTGATCAAAACGATTTTCACTTCATTACAAATAATAAAACAACTTCAATTTCAATTCCTGCAGGAACTTGGAATTCAACATTAACATATCTGAGCTCCCCACTTGATTCGTTAATTAATACTTCAGTTTTGACAAATGGAATGATATTTCATTTTGGCACAAATACGGATCCATTTCCAAACGCGTCAACTGGAACAGTATGTGATAATGAAATCAGCGCAGATATTCAAAGTAATCCAAATTCACCGACATGGTCAAGCAACGGAGGAGTGTATTCAAGCGGCGGGTATTCTTTTGATGGCACAAATGATTACATTAGCATTGGCATAAACTCTAACTGTAATTATTTAAGCAATAATCCAAATAGTTCTGCAGGCTGGTTTAATGTCGATGGTACTGCATCAAATGACAGACACGTAATTTTACGTGTTGAAGAAAATGATAATGCAAACGCTGAATTCTATGAAATTGTATATGATAAAACAAGTGAAAGTAGTGGAACCTTATATTTTCAATTCAGTTCAAGAGCAAATAAAGTAATTACCTGCGACATTACAGGAGTTTCAACAGACACATGGCATCATTTTGTAGCAGTAAGAGAAGATTCTCAAAATTGTACTTTATACTTAAATGGAGATTCAACAATAGACACCGGTCAAAACACAAGCACCCCAAATAATACCATATTGACAATCAACGGAAACTGGTTAATTGGAGCAAACCCTCATACTCAAGCAAATCAAATTTCAGAATACTTTGATGGAAAAATTGATTCAATAATGCATTGGGATAATCACGCAATCACATCTTCTGAAGCATTAGCGCTATACAATACGAAATACGGGAATGGAGCACATGTGGTAGATTACACAATTGAAATAGTCGATACCTCCGGGCAAAAAACACTTCTCTACTCACAATCAAATATTGATATGAGTTTTATTGATCCGTTACAAGATATAAGCAACTTTTATGCATCAGGAAATCTTACTTCTCCCTTAGCTCAATTAGATTTGGTAAATGAGAGATTACTTTTTACAATAAATTTTGTCGGAGGATTGGGAATAGATGTAAGAATAGATGACCCTAATTTATCCTCCCCCCCAACATCATTTGTTCAATTACCAATGCCATCTACTACTTTCCCAGGTTATTTCTCATATGACATATCCTCAGGAAATTATATTGTCAAAATTGCAAATACTGGTACTGTTGGTGCATTTTTTACCCTTTCTGGAATAAGAGGCATTTTTGACTCAACTATTGATGATATGGCATATGGTTCTATTCCACAATATGTTAATGGGACTGGACTCGAATTTGCTTTAACTGATACAAATGATAGTGTATATCTTCCCCCTGGAAAGAACATGAACGTTGAATTTTATCCTCCAACAACACATCCTTCAGCAGATGGATATGGTGCACCAATTACGCCTGGAGATGACTATAATTTCTATATTTTTTTGTCAGGATATGACGGTATGGGAAGAACTTTTTTTAAAACAATCGATGTTGGAGGAGCCACTGTTAATTGA
- a CDS encoding TrmB family transcriptional regulator yields the protein MKEQTISIFDTESGSSLVVYKSHLEQIQQQLSKYGLTGNQSKVYIYLGKYGAQTAPNVCKALKLPRTETYHLLSALQNKGIVSATFQHPIQFTALPLEKAIWILVNSEKERVKSLENMESELSQLWKNIPTFDSEPKDDENKFQMLKGSNQISSKITEMTDGYQDEFLLLGSEKDLIKLYHSDFLEPFEKTKRKFRILSSCSEKTLYIFDNLERKNVKSLNKEIQDNLCFVLKDNSELLFFIQNATHTNETFAMWTDSPVLVYSMKLLFESVWNSSKNIHL from the coding sequence ATGAAAGAACAAACCATATCCATATTTGATACAGAATCTGGTTCTTCACTTGTAGTGTATAAATCTCATTTAGAGCAGATTCAACAACAATTATCAAAATATGGGTTAACTGGAAACCAATCCAAAGTGTACATCTATTTAGGAAAATACGGTGCGCAGACAGCACCTAATGTATGTAAGGCACTGAAATTACCTAGAACTGAAACTTATCACTTACTTTCAGCACTGCAAAACAAGGGCATTGTATCTGCAACATTCCAACACCCAATTCAGTTTACCGCATTACCATTAGAAAAAGCAATATGGATTCTAGTAAATTCTGAAAAGGAACGAGTAAAATCATTAGAAAATATGGAGTCTGAATTATCACAATTATGGAAAAATATCCCTACGTTTGATTCAGAGCCAAAAGATGATGAAAACAAATTTCAAATGTTAAAGGGCTCAAACCAAATATCTTCAAAGATTACAGAAATGACTGATGGATATCAAGATGAATTCTTATTGTTAGGTAGTGAAAAAGATCTAATAAAATTATATCACTCCGACTTTTTGGAACCATTTGAAAAAACCAAACGAAAGTTTAGAATATTAAGCTCCTGCAGCGAAAAAACATTATACATATTTGATAATCTTGAAAGAAAAAATGTGAAATCATTAAATAAAGAGATTCAGGATAATTTGTGTTTTGTATTAAAAGATAATTCAGAATTGTTATTTTTTATACAGAATGCCACACATACAAACGAAACCTTTGCAATGTGGACTGATTCTCCAGTACTTGTCTACTCTATGAAATTATTGTTTGAATCTGTATGGAACTCGTCAAAGAATATCCATTTATAA
- a CDS encoding RAD55 family ATPase, translating to MSIYAKVKTGIPGLDSIVSGGLKQGRSIVVSGSPGSGKTTFGLQFLHVGAKDFDEPGVFITLAQNVEDIKNDCKSYGWDFNNLISKDKILMIDARPFKLNDQSIGKDDSLYRGEQIPFEHLTKLILNSIKRIDAKRIVIDSITVLEMQYSDAFYIRQGLQGLVQALENYGVTSILLSEVISENQISPEWFVSSGVIQLRHTRKQDTMERSIQVIKLRGVRHSDQIHLVELNDEGLRVMHPRFAP from the coding sequence ATGAGCATATATGCAAAAGTAAAGACGGGGATTCCTGGATTAGATTCTATTGTATCGGGAGGATTGAAACAAGGTCGTTCAATTGTTGTTTCTGGATCTCCCGGTTCTGGCAAAACCACTTTTGGATTGCAGTTCTTACATGTAGGTGCAAAAGACTTTGATGAACCAGGAGTGTTTATCACACTAGCCCAAAATGTTGAAGATATAAAGAATGATTGTAAATCATATGGATGGGATTTTAATAATCTTATATCAAAAGATAAAATTTTGATGATTGATGCACGCCCATTCAAATTAAATGATCAATCAATTGGAAAAGATGATTCTCTTTATCGTGGCGAACAAATACCATTTGAACATTTGACAAAATTAATTCTAAATAGCATAAAAAGAATAGATGCTAAAAGAATCGTAATTGACTCAATCACTGTTCTTGAAATGCAATATTCTGATGCCTTTTACATAAGACAAGGTCTACAAGGATTAGTTCAAGCATTAGAGAATTACGGGGTTACATCGATTTTATTATCTGAAGTTATCAGTGAAAATCAGATTTCTCCTGAATGGTTTGTTTCATCAGGAGTAATACAATTACGTCACACAAGAAAACAAGACACTATGGAAAGATCAATCCAAGTAATAAAGCTAAGAGGAGTAAGACACAGTGATCAGATTCATCTTGTTGAATTAAATGATGAAGGTCTAAGAGTAATGCATCCGAGATTTGCCCCTTGA
- a CDS encoding ornithine cyclodeaminase gives MTKYTQEIEVDGHLIDSSILTKIFDKIMDLHGEFQVEEINIGKKKKDPSYARLSVTGKNQKHLDEILETIYREGAVPKIQKGILLKKSPKDMVMPDDFYSTTNNHTQIFYNEKWIQVENMMMDKCIVVKDNRAFCVPIRDIRKGDEIIVGESGIKITPPERPREGVNVFEFMGSSSSSERPTQHIAKKVAEDIYKTKKNGGKIVIVGGPAIVHTGAVDAVAELIKLGFIDGVLAGNALAVHDIEYATLGTSLGMNVHDATLAYRGHRNHMETINAVFRAGSISNMVKTKKLTRGIMYQCVKNKIPFVLAGSIRDDGPLPDVITDIAVAQREYKKVLKDANMVIMVSTMLHSIATGNMLPANVKVIVVDINQPTVTKLMDRGTWQALGIVTDVGAFLPMVAQQIRKHKK, from the coding sequence TTGACAAAATACACACAAGAAATTGAAGTAGATGGGCATCTTATTGACTCATCAATTTTAACAAAAATATTTGATAAAATCATGGATCTTCACGGTGAATTTCAAGTAGAAGAGATAAACATTGGAAAAAAGAAAAAAGACCCATCATATGCTAGATTATCAGTTACTGGGAAAAACCAAAAACATCTAGATGAAATTTTAGAAACAATTTATCGTGAAGGAGCAGTTCCAAAAATACAAAAAGGAATTTTGTTAAAAAAATCACCAAAAGATATGGTGATGCCTGATGATTTTTACAGTACTACCAATAATCATACTCAAATTTTCTATAACGAAAAATGGATTCAAGTTGAAAATATGATGATGGACAAATGTATCGTAGTAAAAGACAATAGAGCATTTTGCGTACCTATAAGAGATATAAGAAAAGGAGATGAAATAATTGTTGGTGAGAGTGGAATCAAGATCACTCCACCTGAACGTCCAAGAGAGGGGGTAAATGTCTTTGAATTTATGGGAAGCTCCAGCTCCAGTGAGAGACCAACTCAGCATATTGCAAAAAAAGTTGCAGAAGACATCTATAAAACAAAAAAGAACGGTGGAAAAATTGTAATTGTTGGAGGACCTGCAATAGTTCATACTGGTGCAGTGGATGCGGTTGCAGAGTTGATTAAATTAGGATTTATTGACGGGGTTTTAGCAGGAAATGCTTTGGCAGTTCACGATATAGAATATGCCACGTTAGGAACATCGCTTGGAATGAATGTACATGATGCAACCTTAGCATATCGCGGACATAGAAATCACATGGAAACAATAAATGCCGTATTTCGTGCAGGTTCAATTTCAAATATGGTTAAAACAAAAAAACTAACCCGTGGTATAATGTACCAGTGTGTAAAAAATAAAATTCCATTTGTGTTGGCAGGGTCTATTCGTGATGACGGGCCACTACCAGATGTGATTACCGATATAGCAGTGGCACAAAGAGAATACAAAAAAGTTCTCAAAGATGCAAACATGGTAATCATGGTTTCCACGATGCTACATTCCATTGCAACTGGAAATATGCTGCCTGCAAATGTCAAAGTAATCGTAGTAGACATCAATCAGCCAACTGTCACCAAACTTATGGATAGGGGGACGTGGCAGGCATTAGGAATAGTGACCGATGTAGGTGCATTTTTACCAATGGTTGCACAACAAATCAGAAAACACAAAAAATAG
- a CDS encoding hydrolase → MSEESKDELIEAQKQIIGILFEVIKRLQANNDLDDEYFQIISSEDKSKKERLAKILMEREENAKIVGRLLKQLEI, encoded by the coding sequence ATGTCTGAAGAAAGCAAAGACGAATTAATTGAAGCGCAAAAACAAATCATAGGAATACTTTTTGAGGTAATTAAACGATTACAGGCAAATAATGATCTTGATGATGAATATTTTCAAATTATCTCGTCTGAAGATAAATCAAAAAAAGAAAGATTAGCAAAAATTCTAATGGAAAGAGAAGAGAATGCAAAAATTGTTGGACGGTTATTAAAACAATTAGAAATTTGA
- a CDS encoding HD domain-containing protein: MNISIKLKKIHRQGWIDKLLISDPESVADHTFSMAIIGMIFSDLEGYNTEKILKIILLHDMAESVIGDITPEKMSVQRKTELENNAMKKILSNLPKMLQKYYNDLWIEYQLNHSKESQLVHQIDKLEMALQAKIYSNEGHSEDLLDSFFKTAKNEITDPKLIEIFKKIMAK; encoded by the coding sequence TTGAACATATCTATAAAATTAAAAAAGATACATCGCCAAGGATGGATTGATAAATTATTGATTAGTGATCCTGAATCAGTTGCAGATCATACTTTTTCAATGGCAATTATTGGAATGATCTTTTCAGATTTAGAAGGGTACAACACAGAAAAAATTTTAAAAATCATTCTTTTACATGATATGGCAGAGTCTGTAATTGGAGATATTACTCCAGAAAAAATGTCAGTACAAAGAAAAACAGAGTTAGAAAACAATGCAATGAAGAAAATTCTTAGTAATTTGCCAAAGATGTTACAAAAATATTACAATGATCTCTGGATTGAATATCAATTAAATCACTCTAAAGAATCTCAATTAGTTCATCAAATAGACAAATTAGAAATGGCATTACAGGCAAAAATCTATTCAAATGAAGGACATTCTGAAGATTTGTTGGATTCATTTTTTAAGACTGCAAAAAATGAAATCACAGATCCAAAGCTAATAGAGATATTTAAAAAAATAATGGCAAAATAA
- a CDS encoding cob(I)yrinic acid a,c-diamide adenosyltransferase produces MKIYTKTGDDGTTGLQDNLRISKSNPRIIAYGAIDETNALLGIIQSYEIDKDIDILLNLIQNELFVIGADLSNPKLENKKNRVTSDMILNLEKNIDKYESELNPLTNFILPGGTILAAQLHHIRTVIRRAEIHIIKLSEEEKINDNCITYVNRLSDLFFVLGRVLNKRSGKKDIIWKV; encoded by the coding sequence TTGAAAATATATACAAAGACTGGCGACGATGGAACTACCGGATTACAAGATAATTTGAGGATATCAAAATCAAATCCACGAATCATAGCATATGGTGCAATTGATGAAACAAATGCGTTGTTGGGCATTATACAATCATATGAAATCGATAAAGATATCGATATTCTGTTAAATTTAATTCAAAATGAATTATTTGTAATTGGGGCTGACCTTTCTAATCCGAAGTTAGAAAATAAAAAAAACAGAGTTACTTCAGACATGATATTAAATTTAGAAAAAAATATTGATAAATATGAATCTGAATTGAATCCTCTAACTAATTTTATCTTACCGGGTGGAACAATTTTAGCAGCACAATTGCATCATATTCGAACTGTAATACGAAGAGCTGAAATACACATCATAAAGTTAAGTGAAGAAGAAAAAATCAATGATAACTGCATTACATATGTAAATCGTTTATCTGATCTTTTTTTTGTATTAGGCCGCGTTTTAAATAAAAGAAGTGGAAAAAAAGACATAATATGGAAAGTATGA
- a CDS encoding Lrp/AsnC ligand binding domain-containing protein — translation MVRAIVLVKSPKKLIAARLRKVNSIYDSFPTSGQFDAVAIIEVESLGKIKEITNQIQKINGVERTETLIEVQ, via the coding sequence ATGGTAAGAGCAATAGTACTAGTAAAATCCCCTAAAAAATTAATTGCAGCAAGATTACGTAAAGTAAATTCTATTTATGATTCATTTCCCACAAGTGGCCAATTTGATGCAGTAGCCATTATTGAGGTTGAGAGCCTTGGAAAAATTAAAGAAATTACTAATCAAATTCAAAAAATAAACGGGGTAGAAAGAACTGAAACCCTGATTGAAGTTCAATAA
- a CDS encoding VOC family protein has product MKFNNKEFNILWSKILMNIKKVGNVILAVKDIDKSLKFYHEIIGLPIKRQRRSWVDLGTSGALLSLHPASLTAQHIGSSIENGITIGFLVGDVSSAVEELKSKGVKIYREIVDRDAGKNAVILDPDDYLISLFEPTFEDKTEQTTGYHGFTPA; this is encoded by the coding sequence TTGAAGTTCAATAACAAAGAATTTAACATACTTTGGAGTAAGATTCTTATGAATATCAAAAAAGTTGGGAATGTCATTTTAGCAGTTAAGGATATTGATAAATCACTAAAGTTTTACCATGAAATCATCGGATTGCCAATAAAAAGACAGAGACGATCATGGGTGGATTTAGGTACTTCAGGAGCTTTGTTAAGCTTACATCCAGCATCACTCACAGCGCAGCATATAGGAAGCTCGATTGAAAATGGAATTACAATTGGATTTTTGGTAGGTGATGTCTCATCAGCAGTCGAAGAATTAAAATCAAAAGGTGTTAAAATTTATCGCGAGATTGTAGATAGAGATGCTGGAAAAAATGCAGTTATTTTGGATCCTGACGATTATTTAATTTCATTATTTGAACCAACATTTGAAGATAAAACAGAACAAACAACGGGATACCACGGATTTACTCCTGCCTAG
- a CDS encoding adenylate/guanylate cyclase domain-containing protein produces MSKSNESDKPQMSQKDTASKDESNPNVLDVLLGKSEQKIVDFDSMILETQKRVWGALKQGYEYVGITDDSEKFLRKNVFAKFDMIALYVDLVGSTTMTLELPEEKLAIIISSFAQEMASVINLHSGYVLKFVGDAVIGYFVASNNGLLAADNALSCAKSMLAVIQKGINPILNQYDYPDLMVKIGADFGQSIVVRYGSNPDVSHVDLMGPAMNIASKIQSLAKPNQILFGDDVYRKLHPNNQNLFKEVAWKNNEWKYRSRLSGEIYKVYEYVG; encoded by the coding sequence ATGTCAAAAAGTAATGAGTCTGATAAACCCCAAATGAGTCAAAAAGATACTGCTTCTAAAGATGAATCAAATCCTAATGTATTGGATGTACTGCTAGGCAAAAGTGAGCAAAAAATAGTAGATTTTGATTCAATGATCTTAGAAACTCAAAAACGTGTTTGGGGTGCATTGAAACAAGGTTATGAATATGTTGGAATAACTGATGATTCTGAAAAATTTCTCAGAAAGAATGTTTTTGCCAAATTTGACATGATTGCTCTTTATGTTGATTTAGTAGGATCTACCACGATGACATTGGAACTACCAGAAGAAAAACTTGCTATAATAATTAGTTCTTTTGCTCAAGAGATGGCATCAGTAATTAATTTACATAGTGGATATGTTTTAAAATTTGTCGGCGATGCGGTTATAGGGTATTTTGTTGCATCAAATAACGGACTGTTAGCTGCAGATAATGCATTAAGCTGTGCAAAATCAATGCTTGCAGTAATACAAAAAGGTATCAATCCTATTCTGAATCAATATGATTATCCTGATTTAATGGTAAAAATCGGAGCTGATTTTGGGCAAAGTATTGTTGTGAGATATGGTTCAAATCCAGATGTTTCCCACGTAGATTTAATGGGGCCTGCAATGAATATTGCATCTAAAATTCAATCGCTTGCAAAACCAAATCAAATTTTATTTGGAGATGATGTTTATCGTAAGTTACACCCTAACAATCAGAATTTGTTTAAAGAAGTAGCATGGAAAAATAATGAATGGAAATACCGCTCAAGATTATCTGGTGAAATTTACAAAGTTTACGAGTATGTTGGTTAA